CGACGATTTCTTCGGTCAGGCCCGCAGTTTCGAATGCCACCGGATTGACCGGATACATTTCCGCCGCATCCAGAAAATTGATTCCGCGTTCCCATGCCAGATCAAGCTGGCGGTGGGCGTCGGCCTCGTCGGTTTCATTTCCGAATGTCATGGTTCCCAGACAATAGACCGAGACATTCATACCTGTGCGGCCAAGCTGTTCTTTTTGCATCATTCCTGCCTTGCTGTTCGTTTCGGGCGGAACATAAACCATATTTTACGGATTGGCAGGTGCAGAATTCACCAAAACTCGCAAGATGTTGCTGCGCGGCGGCAGATCACCGCGCAGCGCTTCATTTATCCGCAATAGATGCGTGTAATGACCTGATCTTCATCATGCTCGACATTCAGGCGATCAGGCCGGTGGTCCATGGTGACAGCCATGCCCGGTGCGATCACACGGGTGGCGCCCGCATCGGGGTGTCCCTGAAACTGCGCCAGCGGCTGGCCGGTCAGCGATTGCAGATCTTCAGCGCCACAGCTTGTATACATATCAGGCGCGGGATCGGGCGTTTCGCTTTGGCACGCAGCCAGCAGGGCAAGTCCAAGGATCGGGGCAACAAGACGCATATTCGGGCCTTTCTGATTGGGTTTTCTTGCGGCAATTTATGGCAACTTTCGCGGACATGCACCCCATCCCCCCGACAGTCGGTAGAATCCTGCCGACAGGATGCCCCTTTGGTGATGTGATAAGGGCTTTCCGCATGGCACTGCACAGGCTATATGCCGCGCCATGAGTGATCGCACACAGATAAACCCGCCCGACCTGCGCCCCGACCTTGCACCGCAAGCGCGGATTGGCCAGCATGCGCCCGCACGCGCAGGGCAGCCAACCATCGGCATGGTCAGCCTTGGCTGTCCAAAAGCGCTGGTGGACAGTGAACGCATTCTGACGCGGCTGCGCGCCGAAGGCTATGCCATCAGCCCCGATTATGCCGGTGCGGATGCCGTGGTTGTCAACACATGCGGTTTTCTGGATTCGGCGCGCGCCGAAAGCCTTGATGCCATCGGCGAGGCCTTGTCGGAAAACGGCCGCGTCATCGTCACCGGCTGTCTGGGCGCGGAGCCTGAATTCATAACCGGCACCCACCCGCGCGTTATGGCCGTGACCGGCCCGCACCAGTATGAACAGGTGCTGGACGCGGTGCACCGCGCCGTGCCGCCATCGCCGGACCCGTTTATCGATCTGCTGCCGGCATCGGGTGTCAGCCTGACACCGCGCCATTACAGCTATCTGAAGATATCCGAGGGGTGCAATCACAAGTGCAAATTCTGCATCATCCCCGATATGCGCGGCCGCCTTGTCAGCCGCCCCGCCCATGCCATTCTGCGAGAGGCTGAGAAGCTGGTCACCGCAGGCGTGCGCGAATTGCTGGTCATTTCGCAAGATACTTCTGCCTATGGCGTGGATGTCAAACATGCCACCGATCGCGGCCACCGCGCCCATATCACCGATCTTGCGCGCGATCTGGGGTCACTGGGCGCTTGGGTGCGGCTGCATTACGTCTATCCCTACCCGCATGTGCGCGAAATTATCCCGCTGATGGCGGACGGGCTGGTGCTGCCTTACTTGGATATTCCGTTCCAGCATGCACACCCTGACACGTTGAAACGCATGGCGCGCCCTGCGCATGCCGAACGCACGCTGGACCGTATTGCAGAATGGCGCGGGATCTGTCCTGATATTACGCTGCGATCTACGTTCATCGTGGGCTACCCCGGCGAGACAGAGGAAGAATTCCAGACCCTGCTGGACTGGCTGGATGAGGCGCAACTGGACCGTGTCGGCTGTTTTCAATACGAAAACGTCAAAGGGGCGCGGTCCAATGACCTGCCCGACCATGTCCCCGCCGAAGTGAAGGCAGAACGCTGGGATCGTTTCATGGAAAAAGCGCAGGCCATTTCCGCAGCCAAACTGGCGGCCAAAGTGGGCCAGCGCATGGATGTCATTGTCGACGACATAGACACTGACGGTATCGCCACCTGCCGCACCAAGGCCGACGCCCCCGAAATTGATGGCAACCTGTTCATTGACGAGCGGACTGACGCGCTGTCGGTCGGCGATATTGTGACTGTTCAGGTGG
Above is a window of Roseinatronobacter sp. S2 DNA encoding:
- the rimO gene encoding 30S ribosomal protein S12 methylthiotransferase RimO, whose protein sequence is MSDRTQINPPDLRPDLAPQARIGQHAPARAGQPTIGMVSLGCPKALVDSERILTRLRAEGYAISPDYAGADAVVVNTCGFLDSARAESLDAIGEALSENGRVIVTGCLGAEPEFITGTHPRVMAVTGPHQYEQVLDAVHRAVPPSPDPFIDLLPASGVSLTPRHYSYLKISEGCNHKCKFCIIPDMRGRLVSRPAHAILREAEKLVTAGVRELLVISQDTSAYGVDVKHATDRGHRAHITDLARDLGSLGAWVRLHYVYPYPHVREIIPLMADGLVLPYLDIPFQHAHPDTLKRMARPAHAERTLDRIAEWRGICPDITLRSTFIVGYPGETEEEFQTLLDWLDEAQLDRVGCFQYENVKGARSNDLPDHVPAEVKAERWDRFMEKAQAISAAKLAAKVGQRMDVIVDDIDTDGIATCRTKADAPEIDGNLFIDERTDALSVGDIVTVQVDEASEYDLWGQITA
- a CDS encoding I78 family peptidase inhibitor, translating into MRLVAPILGLALLAACQSETPDPAPDMYTSCGAEDLQSLTGQPLAQFQGHPDAGATRVIAPGMAVTMDHRPDRLNVEHDEDQVITRIYCG